The Nitrospira sp. genome segment TGGCCTTTCACGGTCCGGAAGTTTCGTCCGGTGGCCAAGTCCCAAAACTTGATGGTCTGATCGTCGCTCCCGCTGACCAACACTTTCCCGTCCGGGGACACAGCGAGACAGCGGACCCAGTCCTTGTGGCCGGTGAGGATTTTCTTCTCGACAACGGTCGGCATCTCGAAGAGCTTGATGGTGGTGTCTCGGCTGCCGGTAATCAAAAGCTTGGCATCCGGGGTGAAGGTCATGGCGCCGATCCAGTAGTCCATCGGCTTTTGGAATATGCTGTCATCCGTCGCGACGAAGTAGCCGCGGGTTTCAGTGGTATCCTCCTCGTCCTGCCGCCAATGACCATTGTGCAGCACCTTCTCCTCGCCGCTCGGGAGCACCTCCCAAATCTTGATCTTCCCGATATCGGTCCCGCTGGCGAGATGGATACCGTCCGGTGAAAACGCCACGCAAACCGACCAGTGATGGTCGTACTCGTCTTTCCCGAGCAGGGTCATCAACTCGGTCCCGGTGGTAATCTCCCAGATCTTGATGTCTTTGTTGTGGCTGCCGCGCGCGAGCATGAGGCCGTCCGGCGAAAGCGATAGGCAGCAGACATTATGATCGTAGCGTGTGAACAGGAGCTTCATCGGCTCGCCGGTCTTGCCGTTCCATAACCGGATCGTGCGGTCTTCGCTACCGGTGGCGAGGACCTGTCCGTCCGGAGTGAAGACGATGGCGCGAATATCTTGGGTATGACCGCGAAGCGAGCGCAGTAGCCGACCGGTTTCGATGTCCCACATGCGCACGAGGCGTTCGGCGCCGCCGCTGGCGAGTGTTGTCCCATCGGGAGAAAAGGCGACCGCCCAGACTCCGTGCGAATGACCACGGAACGTTTTCACTTCTCGGCAGTCGGTCGTCCAGTACCCTAAGAAATCGACGGAAGGTACAGGCGCAGCCGCCGTCTCAGAGGAGTTGTTCACGAGCGAAGTGGTCATTGTGCGTTCCATCATTGGTAAGGTACTTTCCTTGGTCGCCCGGTCCTTGATTGGGCAACAGCCGGGCCAGTATAATTCCGCTGGTCGTTCGGATCGTAAGAGATGCCTCACAGCCAAGTCAACCCTTCGACCGCCCCATCTGTGGGAGGGAAGATGCGCAGGGTTGACGGTGAGGGTGTGCTCACGGCATCATCGAAGCGCCAAGCCAGGCTCTGATAAACGATGTCGTCGATCGGTCATCATACAGGTTGTCTCACAGTGGTATTCTCAAGCCGCTAAGGGTTCGTCCATGGAAATCAGATTCCAACCGGCTTTGCTCCAGGAAGTGATCGACTCGTTCGTTGAGAAGACGGAACGGGAAGGCGATCCTACGTACTACAAGGAATTCCATGAGCATGCCGACCCGATTTATGAGAAGTTCATTCTCGAAGACCGAGAGGGGGAGTTCAAGAAGCTCTATCAATATCTCTTCGGTATCTGGGGGTTTTCAGATATTGTG includes the following:
- a CDS encoding WD40 repeat domain-containing protein, encoding MTTSLVNNSSETAAAPVPSVDFLGYWTTDCREVKTFRGHSHGVWAVAFSPDGTTLASGGAERLVRMWDIETGRLLRSLRGHTQDIRAIVFTPDGQVLATGSEDRTIRLWNGKTGEPMKLLFTRYDHNVCCLSLSPDGLMLARGSHNKDIKIWEITTGTELMTLLGKDEYDHHWSVCVAFSPDGIHLASGTDIGKIKIWEVLPSGEEKVLHNGHWRQDEEDTTETRGYFVATDDSIFQKPMDYWIGAMTFTPDAKLLITGSRDTTIKLFEMPTVVEKKILTGHKDWVRCLAVSPDGKVLVSGSDDQTIKFWDLATGRNFRTVKGHSGGVRCITFSSDGKRLASASWDRTVKLWEGGAKAEE